The stretch of DNA TCGACGGGTTCGATGATCCCCGTGCGCTGATCGAGCACCCGGGCGTCGATCTGGTGGTGGTGGCGGTGAAGGTCCCGCAGCACCACGACCTCGTGGCGCAGGCACTCGCCGCCGGGAAGATGGTCTACAGCGAATGGCCACTCGGTGTGAACCTCGCGGAGGCCGAACATCTGGCCGAGCTGGCCGCGGTGGCCGGTGTGCGAACGGTGATCGGGCTGCAGGCCAGATTCGCCCCGGCGGTGCAGCGCCTGCGTGAACTGGTCGCCGAGGGCTACCTCGGCCGCGTGCTGGCGACGACCCTGACCGGATCGGCCATGGGCTGGGACGCCGTGACCGACCGCAGACACGCCTTTCTGTTCGATGCCGCCAACGGCGTAACCACACTGTCGGTGTCCACCGCGCACGCCTTGGACGCGCTCACCTACGTCCTGGGGGACATCGAGGTGGTCACCGCGACACTCGCCGTCGGACGCCACGAGGTCCTGATCGCCGAGGAGAACACCACCGTGCCGGTGACCGCACCCGACCAGGTCGCTGTGACCGCGGCCCTGGAATCCGGAGCCATTGCCTCGGTGTTCTACCGGGGTGGCCGATCCCGCGCCAGCGGCCTGCGCTGGGAGATCAACGGCACCACAGGCGATCTGCTGCTGACCAGCTCAACCGCCGACGGCAACATCCAGAGCACCGAGCTGATCCTGGCCGGTGGCAGCGGAACCGAAATCGGACTGAGCTGGCTGCCGGTACCCGACCGCCTCGACAGCGACCTGGCCGCCGTCCCGCCCGGTCGTGCCCGCAACGTCGCCGCCGTCTACGCCGCCCTCGCCGAAGACCTGGCAAAGGACACTCGGCAGGTCCCGGACTTCACCCACGCGGTACGCATCCACCGGCTGATCAGCGAGATCGAAGCCGCCGCCCGCCGCTGACGGTCCCAGTGCCCAGAAGTGCTTCCGGACAAGGCGATCAGATGGGCGGAGGCCTCGACATGAACGCGTTCGAGCTGGGGACCGACGGTCCGACGCTGATCATCGTCGCGGTCGACGGATCGCCGACCTCGCTGCGGGCCGGAGCTTATGCCGCCGGGTTGGCCCGCCGGCAGGGCGCGCGGCTGTTGGCCGTGCACGTGGTACACCCGCCCGCTGCGGCCGCCCTGCTGCCGAGCGCCGCAGCGATGGTCGCGCAGGCCGGCGAGGAGGTCGCTGAGGACCTGCGCGCCCAGGTGGCGGTCGCCGTGACGGAGCGCGGGATCGAGGTGGACTTCCTGGCGGTGCACGGCGATCCGTTCACCGAACTGGCCAGGGTCGCCGGCGAGCAACGCGCCGACGCGGTCGTGGTCGGCGCCTCGACCCACACCGGGCACCGCCTGATCGGCTCGCTGGCGGTCCGGCTGGTGCGAGCCGGTCCCTGGCCGGTGACCGTGGTGCCCTGACGCCGCCCGCCGTCCTCGAGGGCACAAAACGGCCGGTCGGGCCCGGATGCCCCGCTCTCAGGTCCCCGTGGCGTTCAGGTGTTCAGCGAGGAACTGGAACATCTTCAGCTGCGCAGCGATGGCTGCGGTCGCGTTGTATCGCGGCCCGGTGTCGTTGAAGAACGCGTGGTCGGCGTTGTCGTAAGTGATCACCTCGTGCACCAGACCGGCTTTCTCCATGGCCGTGGTCGCGGCGGCGCGGGTGGCATCGACCCGGGAGTCCAGCGCCCCGTAGATGGCCAGCACGGCGGCGTGGGCACCGGTGAAGTCCGGCGTGGCCGGGGCCGGTCCGTAGAACGGGACGGCGACCCGCACCCGCTGGTCCTGCAACGGCCCGATCTGCAGCAGGTTCCACGTCAGGCCGCCGCCGAAGCAGAACCCGACCACGCCGATCGGTGCGCCCGGGGCACGGCGCTGCAGTTCGTCGAGGCCCGCGTGCAGGTCGCCGAGCAACTGCTCGGTCGGCGCGCTCGCCAGCGCCGCGGTCGCGGCGGCCTGGTCGGTGAACCCGGCGGTACCGTCCGGACCGGACCGGGACAGCAGGTCCACGCAAAGCGCCGAACAGCCGTGGGTGGCGAATCGCCCGACCAGGTCGTAGAAGTGGGTCGTTAGCCCCTTGTTCTCGTGAATCACCAACACCGCGCCGCGCAGGGAGTCCGCGGCCTTCCACGCCGCCCGGTAGTCCACCCCGCCGGCCGCCCAGCGCACCAATGCACCGGCGTCCGCACCCGGTGGCGGGGTCGCCTGCGGTGGGGTCAGGGTCGGACTGGAGGTGGAGGTGGGCGTGCTGCCCGGCGCGGCCGCGAGGTCGCCCTTGTTGCCGCACCCCGCCAGCACGGCCGTCGCCGCACCGAGGCCCAAGCCCATCAGCCCGAGCCGACGCACCGCCTCGCGACGGGTCAGCAGGCCTGCGCCGTATTCCTCGGCAACCTCACTGATCAGGTAGTCCCGCATCGCCATGCGGGAAACCTATTCTGCCGAGCGGGGTGACCACGCTCACGGTCGCGGCCGCTTCCCGAATGAATGTACGGACATATCGTG from Sporichthyaceae bacterium encodes:
- a CDS encoding Gfo/Idh/MocA family oxidoreductase, producing the protein MQQIGVGIIGASPSNPGWATDAHIPAVCAVPGYQLRAVATSRRASADAAAAAYEVDGFDDPRALIEHPGVDLVVVAVKVPQHHDLVAQALAAGKMVYSEWPLGVNLAEAEHLAELAAVAGVRTVIGLQARFAPAVQRLRELVAEGYLGRVLATTLTGSAMGWDAVTDRRHAFLFDAANGVTTLSVSTAHALDALTYVLGDIEVVTATLAVGRHEVLIAEENTTVPVTAPDQVAVTAALESGAIASVFYRGGRSRASGLRWEINGTTGDLLLTSSTADGNIQSTELILAGGSGTEIGLSWLPVPDRLDSDLAAVPPGRARNVAAVYAALAEDLAKDTRQVPDFTHAVRIHRLISEIEAAARR
- a CDS encoding universal stress protein, giving the protein MNAFELGTDGPTLIIVAVDGSPTSLRAGAYAAGLARRQGARLLAVHVVHPPAAAALLPSAAAMVAQAGEEVAEDLRAQVAVAVTERGIEVDFLAVHGDPFTELARVAGEQRADAVVVGASTHTGHRLIGSLAVRLVRAGPWPVTVVP
- a CDS encoding dienelactone hydrolase family protein, which produces MAMRDYLISEVAEEYGAGLLTRREAVRRLGLMGLGLGAATAVLAGCGNKGDLAAAPGSTPTSTSSPTLTPPQATPPPGADAGALVRWAAGGVDYRAAWKAADSLRGAVLVIHENKGLTTHFYDLVGRFATHGCSALCVDLLSRSGPDGTAGFTDQAAATAALASAPTEQLLGDLHAGLDELQRRAPGAPIGVVGFCFGGGLTWNLLQIGPLQDQRVRVAVPFYGPAPATPDFTGAHAAVLAIYGALDSRVDATRAAATTAMEKAGLVHEVITYDNADHAFFNDTGPRYNATAAIAAQLKMFQFLAEHLNATGT